CGGCGAACCCACCGTCGACCTGTCCGCCGCCGACAGTTCCGGTGCAGCCTTCACCGCTCCCGACGTAGACGAAGACGCCACGCTGGAGTTTACGCTCGCCGTCAGCGACGGCCAGGGGAAAGTCGACACCAGGACCGTCCTCGTCACCGTTCGTGGCACGAGAACCGAGACGACGACCGTGCCGTCCACCCCACCAGAGACGACAGCCAGGCCACAGAAGACGACTGAACGCGGCGGCGGAAACGCCGTGACCAAAGACCCGATCGACAACTCGAAGACGCCGCCGAATCCGGACGACACCGCCCCGCTAGCCGATCCCGGTGAGGCAACCACCGGAAGCGGCTCCGGGCCAGGATTCGGCAGCCTCCTCGGCATGCTCGGTATCGCAGGCGGTGCGGTATACACACTGAAGCGACGCCTCAGCGACGAATAGGGGGATAATCCTGTTTCGATCCGCGACCGATTGTAATTATAGATGGACACTTTTATTTGGGTCCTCGTGAGAGACGGGAACACGATGCAGCACCCGTTGGTTCTCGGTGCCGCTCCGAAACCAGCCACTGCACGAAGCCCTAACAGGGAATGAAACGACGACAGTACCTCGGCGGCATGGCCACCCTCGGCACGTTTTCGGCCATGTCCACAGTTACAGAAGGCGCACAGTCACTGGCAACGACCCGATCGGTCGGCGACAGCCACCACCCGGGCCCGCCGCGTGTCATGCACGCTGGCGAGCGACTCGTCGATCCGCTCACCCCCGACTACAAGGGCGACGGCGCACCGGACGGCCGGAGCGCACTCGCGCCGCGGATCCCCGACCCCGAGCGCGACCCGGCCAATTACGGCGCTGATGCGTTCACCTGGCGCGTCGTCGACACGCCAGCCGACAGCGACGTCTCGCAATTTCACTCCAGAGACGAGGAGTACGACTACGGGACGAACACCGTGGAGTTCGACCCCGACGTGCCCGGGACGTACACGCTGGAGCTGGACGCGCCGGACGGCACCCATCGATTGACAGTCCGCGTGTTCCCCGACCCCGCCGACGGCGCGGCCGGCCCGCCGCGAGTCGACCCCGTCGCCACACTCGAGGACGGCGAGTTCGTCCTCGAAGCCAACGCCTCGCCGGCACCGGAGAGCGACACCGCTCCCGAAGCACTGGACGTCGAGTTCCTCGTCGACGACCGGGATGGCGTGAGCGAGAGCGACCTCACGATCGAGGGCGCGACCGCCCGAGTTCCAGAGAGTGCGATCGACGGCACGGCTCGCGTCCACGTCGTCGCGGCCGACGACCAGCCCGGGATCCTCGGGACGGTCGAACTCGACGCCGACGCGGGCGAGGCCACGCGGCCGGACACGCCCCCGGAGTGGATCCACGACTCGGTGATGTACCTGATCTTCGCTCGGTCGTTCGGCTCCGAGGCCGGCGAAGTTGACTTCCAGTACCTCCAGGACAGGGTCGACTACCTCGCCGACCTGGGCGTGGACATCGTCTGGCTGACGCCGATCGTCGAGGCGACCAGCCACCAGGAGGACAACCCGCCCGGCGGCCCGCACGGCTACGACACGACGAACTACTTCCAGACGACCGACGCGCTGGGCAGCGTCGAGGCCTACGAGGCGTTCATCGATGCCTGCCACGCCCAGGACATCAAGGTGTGTTTCGACCTCGTGATCAACCACACCGACGCCCAGCACCCCTTCTTCGCCGACGCCGACGCGAACGGCGAGTCCTCGAAGTACTACGAGTGGTACGAACGCCTCGCAGACGGCACACCGAACAACTACTTCGGGTGGACCGACCTGATGAACATCAACTACCAGGACGTCGCGATGCGCGAGCACGTCCTCAGCGTCGTCGACTACTGGGCCGACATCGTCGACGGCTTCCGGTGTGACATCGCCTACGGCGTCACCCACGACTTCTGGAAGGAAGTCCGGCAATTGGTCCGCGCCAAAGACAGCGACGTCTTCCTGCTCGACGAAGCGATTCCGTACGGTCCGCGCTTCAGCGAGGGCGAGTTCGACATGCACTTCGACGAGGTCCTCACCGAGCGCGTCCGCTCGATCGGGAAGGGCGGCGTCGACGCCGAAGAGTTGCTGGACGCGGTCAGCGAGCGCAAGAACCGCGGCGTCCCCGACCACTCCGTCTTCCTGCAGTACGTCGAGAACCACGACATGACGCGGTATCTCGACGAGGCCCCGAAGCCGGCCGAGCGCGCGGCCGCCGGCGCGACGTTCACGCTCCCCGGGATGCCGATGCTCTACTACGGCCAGGAACGAGCGATCACCGAGTACAGCGAGCCGCGCATCGAAGAGCGCGGTCACTTCCGCTCGTTCATGAACTGGGAGGAGTACGACGCCGAGCACCTGGCGTTCTACAAGGACCTCGTGACCGCACGGAAGGACGTCCCGGCACTCAGAGACGGGTCCGAACTCGTCGGCGCCTACTACGAGAGCGACAGCGAGCAGGTCGTCGCCTACGGCCGCGACGCCGGCGCCCAGAAAGTCGTCGTCGTGCTCAACTTCGCCGACGGCACCGAAGAAGTCGCGCTGCGCGGCCCGGTCTCGACGACCGACCTCGTCTCGGGCGCGGACGTCGGCGTCGACAGCGATGACGGGCGAACTCACGTCGCAGTCGACTCCGTGGCCGTGCTGGAGACGCCGTCGCTGTCGGGGCTGGGGAGCCACGTCGCCGGTATCGACGACGAGACCGGCGACGACCACGGTCCCGGATCGTACACCTATGCCAGTGCCTACCCCGAGGGCGCGTTCGACCTCACAGGAGTAGACCTCTACGAGAGCGAGACGAGCTACCAGCTTCGGTTCACGGTCGACGGCCCCGTCAGGCTGGACGACGGGCTCGCGGGCCAGCACTTCCAGATCTACGTCCGCGACCCGACCGACCCCGACGGCTGGGAACAGGCTCGCGAGGGGCTGGACGCACTGCTGACGGAGAACTACCAGTACCGGATCGTCGGTAACGAGGGCGACGGCGTCCGCGTCGAGACAGCCGACGGCGAACTCCTCGCCGGCGGCTCGCTGTTCGCCAGCCCGTCGACGAACTCGATCCGGCTCGATATCCCGAACCACGCCATCCCCGGCGGCCTGAGCGACAAGGAACTCGCGCCGCTCGTGCTCGGGTACGACCCCGACGCCCCCGGCAAGGTCGCTCGCGTCGGCGAGTCCGCGGGCGACCGTCAGTTCGGCGGTGGCGGCGAGAACTCCCCGCAGGTGATCGACCTGGCGACGCCCGACGACCGGAGTCAGTCCGAAGCGCTCGACCCCGGCGACGACCTGGCCGAGATCCCCTACGTCGTCCTCGCGGATCCCTTCGACGGCGAACTCGTCGAGCAGTGGGACGACGCAACCGGCGACGACCACGGCCCCGGCAGTTACACCTACCCGACCGACGAGGAACTGACGCAGGGCGAACTGGACGTCGAGGCGTTCGACATCCGCGAAGACGGTGATCGCTACCGGTTCACTTACCACTTCGCCGACGACATCTCTAATCCCTGGACCGGCCAGCACGGCTTCTCGTTCCACCACCTGCAGGTGTATCTCGACAATCCCGCAGCCGAGGCCCCGACGGCGACCGAGGGCCGTGCGGGGACGAACGTCGCCTTCGAGTCGCCGTACACCCATCGGATCAGAGTCGAGGGCTACGAGGGCGAGAGCGTCGTCGAGGACGGCGCTGGCGAGGTCGTGACCGAGGACGTCTCGGTCGGGGCGTATCAGGCGCTGAACGCGATCACAGTCACCGTCCCGCGAGAGGCACTCGGCGGCGAGATCGACAGCGCGTCGGTCGCGCCGCTGGTCTTCGGCTTCGACCCCGAGGCTCCCGGCCGCGTCATGCAG
The Halapricum salinum genome window above contains:
- a CDS encoding glucodextranase DOMON-like domain-containing protein — translated: MSTVTEGAQSLATTRSVGDSHHPGPPRVMHAGERLVDPLTPDYKGDGAPDGRSALAPRIPDPERDPANYGADAFTWRVVDTPADSDVSQFHSRDEEYDYGTNTVEFDPDVPGTYTLELDAPDGTHRLTVRVFPDPADGAAGPPRVDPVATLEDGEFVLEANASPAPESDTAPEALDVEFLVDDRDGVSESDLTIEGATARVPESAIDGTARVHVVAADDQPGILGTVELDADAGEATRPDTPPEWIHDSVMYLIFARSFGSEAGEVDFQYLQDRVDYLADLGVDIVWLTPIVEATSHQEDNPPGGPHGYDTTNYFQTTDALGSVEAYEAFIDACHAQDIKVCFDLVINHTDAQHPFFADADANGESSKYYEWYERLADGTPNNYFGWTDLMNINYQDVAMREHVLSVVDYWADIVDGFRCDIAYGVTHDFWKEVRQLVRAKDSDVFLLDEAIPYGPRFSEGEFDMHFDEVLTERVRSIGKGGVDAEELLDAVSERKNRGVPDHSVFLQYVENHDMTRYLDEAPKPAERAAAGATFTLPGMPMLYYGQERAITEYSEPRIEERGHFRSFMNWEEYDAEHLAFYKDLVTARKDVPALRDGSELVGAYYESDSEQVVAYGRDAGAQKVVVVLNFADGTEEVALRGPVSTTDLVSGADVGVDSDDGRTHVAVDSVAVLETPSLSGLGSHVAGIDDETGDDHGPGSYTYASAYPEGAFDLTGVDLYESETSYQLRFTVDGPVRLDDGLAGQHFQIYVRDPTDPDGWEQAREGLDALLTENYQYRIVGNEGDGVRVETADGELLAGGSLFASPSTNSIRLDIPNHAIPGGLSDKELAPLVLGYDPDAPGKVARVGESAGDRQFGGGGENSPQVIDLATPDDRSQSEALDPGDDLAEIPYVVLADPFDGELVEQWDDATGDDHGPGSYTYPTDEELTQGELDVEAFDIREDGDRYRFTYHFADDISNPWTGQHGFSFHHLQVYLDNPAAEAPTATEGRAGTNVAFESPYTHRIRVEGYEGESVVEDGAGEVVTEDVSVGAYQALNAITVTVPREALGGEIDSASVAPLVFGFDPEAPGRVMQVAPEATETSFGGGSTGEDPAVVDMVTPEGVSQSDVLADGQSIPYLSLAGFSGTLVHAWDDPSGDDHGPGSYTYPTSEQVPEGTYDIRSVELYEVNDRYRFVYYLNSELTNPWAGADGFSLYDLQVYIRDPAAGSGVASSTEAREGVNAKFTQPYHYRIAVNGYSRRVVESADGSAITQDVAAQGHSDLQAIAFDVPADAFEGDLSEMRFAPLCLAHDNYGTGKLRAVNAEAGEWRFGGGRSDSMNPNVIDMITPEDVPQSEALAFSAESQARLPFVPEAQTNPGKPVALAEAPGTAFATTEVTLSATGSSDPQDQDLDFEWAQTGGPSVELSNATAAQPTFTAPEVEESTDFTFELTATDPDGNSATSSTTVTVEPQSANAAPVVQTNGAQTVSPGDPVLLDGAASNDPNGGTLSFQWEQTGGPSVDLSNAETSGAAFTAPDVDGETTLTFELTVADGQGKTVTDTVAITVRGSGDGGTETDDGGDTGSGFGPGFGAASGALGTAGGLAYGARSLLDDAGGSEDS